In Montipora foliosa isolate CH-2021 chromosome 13, ASM3666993v2, whole genome shotgun sequence, one DNA window encodes the following:
- the LOC137984012 gene encoding NLR family CARD domain-containing protein 3-like isoform X6 — MSKTMMDKLCEMEDAFGPVADFIDVIRQLYKDREGWLSPFPWCEEFGFHLDNIFTRLKMVSRKKERGVKTDSIVNMLEIFKPHEEYSQPKRVLIEGQPGMGKTTYCNKVAYDWAKNCKAEDSFPDFQVLLLLKCRDITSDLWEAIDDQLLPKDIKKEETEKFFTFVRDHQSKVLLVLDGLDELPSDYLPLYKEIIEGRMLPNCYLVVTARHEAGIKVRKCCHTLLEVEGFTEDAAEGFIRRYFKTDEHLAKRLLDKLGTDASLSGLTANPLNTALLCLLCEDFQGDLPKGKTLLYHEIVQCVLRRYRKKKELPNTDEDLTQLYHAELKHLGSIAWNGLLNDEMYFDDSAFRTGTRNLIPELGFLSAQAGRSKRRQSCCYGFLHKSFQEFFAALYLSCQLVDEEINPDGLLADTRYFKKFQQVLMFTCGIMAQRCKAKAMALMASIAGQINQSNEEESDDYLWTALNCIKESGKEQGTFGKELACFLGSLLEIQRISCLHKISDSGAAILSHAMATNSTVKELDLSFNGIGHSGAAALAKAVEINSTLTQLNLFANGIGDSGAATLAKAVEINSTLTELDLSYNGIGDSGAAALAKAVEINSTLTTLVLLKTGIGDSGAAALAKAVEISSTLTKLDLSYNEIGDPGAAAVAKAVEISSTLTELDLSYNGIGDSGAAALAKAVEINSTLTQLNLFGNEIGDSGAAALAKAVKVNSTLTELDLSYNGIGDSGAAALAKAAEINSTLTTLVLLKTGIGDSGAAALAKAVEISSTLTKLDLSYNEIGDSGAAAVAKAVEISSLLTELDLSYNGIGDSGAAALAKAVEINSTLTQLNLFANGIGDSGAAALAKAVEINSTLTELDLSYNGIGDTGAAALAKAVEINSTLTTLVLLKTGIGDSGAAALAKAVEISSTLTKLDLSYNKIGDSGAAALARAVEINSTLTQLNLFANGIGDSGAAALAKAAEINSTLTQLNLSDDKIGDLGAAALAKVK, encoded by the coding sequence ATGCTTTTGGGCCAGTGGCTGACTTTATCGACGTTATTCGACAACTGTACAAAGATCGTGAAGGATGGCTTTCACCATTCCCGTGGTGCGAAGAGTTTGGATTCCATCTTGACAACATTTTTACCAGGCTTAAAATGGTCAGCAGGAAAAAAGAACGAGGGGTAAAGACTGACTCCATTGTGAACATGTTGGAAATCTTCAAACCACACGAGGAATATTCACAACCCAAAAGAGTTTTGATTGAAGGACAGCCAGGCATGGGAAAGACAACCTATTGTAACAAGGTTGCTTACGACTGGGCCAAGAACTGTAAAGCTGAAGATTCGTTTCCTGATTTCCAAgtgttgctgttgttgaaaTGTAGAGACATTACCTCTGACTTATGGGAGGCTATTGATGACCAGCTTTTACCGAAAGACATAAAGAAAGAAGAAACAGAGAAGTTCTTTACTTTCGTTCGGGACCATCAGTCAAAGGTTTTGCTGGTACTTGATGGATTGGATGAGTTGCCAAGCGATTATTTACCCTTATATAAAGAAATCATTGAAGGGAGAATGCTTCCAAACTGTTACTTAGTGGTTACAGCTCGCCACGAAGCTGGGATAAAAGTACGGAAATGCTGTCACACCCTGCTAGAGGTCGAAGGATTTACTGAAGACGCTGCTGAAGGTTTTATCCGAAGATATTTCAAAACCGATGAGCATCTGGCGAAAAGGCTCTTGGACAAGCTGGGCACAGACGCAAGCCTTAGCGGACTAACTGCAAATCCATTAAATACAGCCCTTCTTTGCCTCCTTTGCGAAGACTTCCAAGGAGACTTGCCGAAAGGTAAAACTCTGCTTTACCACGAAATAGTGCAGTGTGTGCTGAGAAGGTataggaaaaagaaagaattacCAAACACAGACGAAGACCTAACACAATTATACCACGCTGAATTAAAGCATCTTGGTTCTATAGCGTGGAATGGCTTGCTCAATGATGAGATGTATTTCGACGACAGTGCATTCCGAACTGGTACCAGGAACTTAATACCTGAATTGGGATTTCTGTCGGCTCAGGCTGGACGCAGCAAACGAAGGCAGAGCTGCTGCTATGGGTTTCTACACAAGAGCTTTCAGGAGTTCTTTGCTGCACTTTATCTCAGTTGCCAGCTTGTCGATGAGGAAATTAATCCTGATGGCTTACTTGCTGACACAAGATATTTTAAGAAGTTTCAGCAGGTGCTCATGTTTACCTGTGGTATCATGGCTCAACGGTGTAAGGCAAAAGCCATGGCACTTATGGCAAGTATAGCAggtcaaattaaccaatcaaatgagGAGGAAAGTGATGACTACCTATGGACTGCGTTGAATTGTATCAAGGAAAGTGGAAAAGAACAGGGTACCTTTGGAAAAGAATTGGCCTGTTTTCTTGGTTCGCTTCTTGAAATTCAGCGTATTTCGTGTCTACACAAGATAAGTGACAGTGGCGCTGCTATACTGTCTCACGCAATGGCAACAAACTCAACGGTGAAAGAGTTGGATTTGTCTTTCAACGGAATCGGtcactcaggtgctgctgcactggctaaagcagtggaaatcaattcaacactgacaCAGTTGAATTTGTTTGCCAAtggaatcggtgactcaggtgctgctactctggctaaagcagtggaaatcaattcaacgctgacagagTTGGATTTGTCTTACAATGGAATCGGTGattcaggtgctgctgcactggctaaagcagtggaaatcaattcaacccTGACAACCTTGGTTTTGTTGAAGACtggaatcggtgactcaggtgctgctgcactggctaaagcagtggaaatcagtTCAACGCTGACTAAGTTGGATTTGTCTTACAATGAAATTGGTGATCCAGGTGCTGCTGCagtggctaaagcagtggaaatcagttcaacgctgacagagttggatttgtcttacaatggaatcggtgactcaggtgctgctgcactggctaaagcagtggaaatcaattcaacactgacaCAGTTGAATTTGTTTGGCAATgaaatcggtgactcaggtgctgctgctctggctaaagcagtgaaagtcaattcaacgctgacagagTTGGATTTGTCTTACAATGGAATCGGTGattcaggtgctgctgcactggctaaagcagcgGAAATCAATTCAACCCTGACAACCTTGGTTTTGTTGAAGACtggaatcggtgactcaggtgctgctgcactggctaaagcagtggaaatcagtTCAACGCTGACTAAGTTGGATTTGTCTTACAATGAAATTGGTGATTCAGGTGCTGCTGCagtggctaaagcagtggaaatcagtTCATTGCTGACAGAGTTGGATTTGTCTTACAAtggaatcggtgactcaggtgctgctgcattggctaaagcagtggaaatcaattcaacactgacaCAGTTGAATTTGTTTGCCAAtggaatcggtgactcaggtgctgctgctctggctaaagcagtggaaatcaattcaacgctgacagagTTGGATTTGTCTTACAATGGAATCGGTGAtacaggtgctgctgcactggctaaagcagtggaaatcaattcaacccTGACAACCTTGGTTTTGTTGAAGACtggaatcggtgactcaggtgctgctgcactggctaaagcagtggaaatcagtTCAAC
- the LOC137984012 gene encoding NLR family CARD domain-containing protein 3-like isoform X7: MVSRKKERGVKTDSIVNMLEIFKPHEEYSQPKRVLIEGQPGMGKTTYCNKVAYDWAKNCKAEDSFPDFQVLLLLKCRDITSDLWEAIDDQLLPKDIKKEETEKFFTFVRDHQSKVLLVLDGLDELPSDYLPLYKEIIEGRMLPNCYLVVTARHEAGIKVRKCCHTLLEVEGFTEDAAEGFIRRYFKTDEHLAKRLLDKLGTDASLSGLTANPLNTALLCLLCEDFQGDLPKGKTLLYHEIVQCVLRRYRKKKELPNTDEDLTQLYHAELKHLGSIAWNGLLNDEMYFDDSAFRTGTRNLIPELGFLSAQAGRSKRRQSCCYGFLHKSFQEFFAALYLSCQLVDEEINPDGLLADTRYFKKFQQVLMFTCGIMAQRCKAKAMALMASIAGQINQSNEEESDDYLWTALNCIKESGKEQGTFGKELACFLGSLLEIQRISCLHKISDSGAAILSHAMATNSTVKELDLSFNGIGHSGAAALAKAVEINSTLTQLNLFANGIGDSGAATLAKAVEINSTLTELDLSYNGIGDSGAAALAKAVEINSTLTTLVLLKTGIGDSGAAALAKAVEISSTLTKLDLSYNEIGDPGAAAVAKAVEISSTLTELDLSYNGIGDSGAAALAKAVEINSTLTQLNLFGNEIGDSGAAALAKAVKVNSTLTELDLSYNGIGDSGAAALAKAAEINSTLTTLVLLKTGIGDSGAAALAKAVEISSTLTKLDLSYNEIGDSGAAAVAKAVEISSLLTELDLSYNGIGDSGAAALAKAVEINSTLTQLNLFANGIGDSGAAALAKAVEINSTLTELDLSYNGIGDTGAAALAKAVEINSTLTTLVLLKTGIGDSGAAALAKAVEISSTLTKLDLSYNKIGDSGAAALARAVEINSTLTQLNLFANGIGDSGAAALAKAAEINSTLTQLNLSDDKIGDLGAAALAKVK; the protein is encoded by the coding sequence ATGGTCAGCAGGAAAAAAGAACGAGGGGTAAAGACTGACTCCATTGTGAACATGTTGGAAATCTTCAAACCACACGAGGAATATTCACAACCCAAAAGAGTTTTGATTGAAGGACAGCCAGGCATGGGAAAGACAACCTATTGTAACAAGGTTGCTTACGACTGGGCCAAGAACTGTAAAGCTGAAGATTCGTTTCCTGATTTCCAAgtgttgctgttgttgaaaTGTAGAGACATTACCTCTGACTTATGGGAGGCTATTGATGACCAGCTTTTACCGAAAGACATAAAGAAAGAAGAAACAGAGAAGTTCTTTACTTTCGTTCGGGACCATCAGTCAAAGGTTTTGCTGGTACTTGATGGATTGGATGAGTTGCCAAGCGATTATTTACCCTTATATAAAGAAATCATTGAAGGGAGAATGCTTCCAAACTGTTACTTAGTGGTTACAGCTCGCCACGAAGCTGGGATAAAAGTACGGAAATGCTGTCACACCCTGCTAGAGGTCGAAGGATTTACTGAAGACGCTGCTGAAGGTTTTATCCGAAGATATTTCAAAACCGATGAGCATCTGGCGAAAAGGCTCTTGGACAAGCTGGGCACAGACGCAAGCCTTAGCGGACTAACTGCAAATCCATTAAATACAGCCCTTCTTTGCCTCCTTTGCGAAGACTTCCAAGGAGACTTGCCGAAAGGTAAAACTCTGCTTTACCACGAAATAGTGCAGTGTGTGCTGAGAAGGTataggaaaaagaaagaattacCAAACACAGACGAAGACCTAACACAATTATACCACGCTGAATTAAAGCATCTTGGTTCTATAGCGTGGAATGGCTTGCTCAATGATGAGATGTATTTCGACGACAGTGCATTCCGAACTGGTACCAGGAACTTAATACCTGAATTGGGATTTCTGTCGGCTCAGGCTGGACGCAGCAAACGAAGGCAGAGCTGCTGCTATGGGTTTCTACACAAGAGCTTTCAGGAGTTCTTTGCTGCACTTTATCTCAGTTGCCAGCTTGTCGATGAGGAAATTAATCCTGATGGCTTACTTGCTGACACAAGATATTTTAAGAAGTTTCAGCAGGTGCTCATGTTTACCTGTGGTATCATGGCTCAACGGTGTAAGGCAAAAGCCATGGCACTTATGGCAAGTATAGCAggtcaaattaaccaatcaaatgagGAGGAAAGTGATGACTACCTATGGACTGCGTTGAATTGTATCAAGGAAAGTGGAAAAGAACAGGGTACCTTTGGAAAAGAATTGGCCTGTTTTCTTGGTTCGCTTCTTGAAATTCAGCGTATTTCGTGTCTACACAAGATAAGTGACAGTGGCGCTGCTATACTGTCTCACGCAATGGCAACAAACTCAACGGTGAAAGAGTTGGATTTGTCTTTCAACGGAATCGGtcactcaggtgctgctgcactggctaaagcagtggaaatcaattcaacactgacaCAGTTGAATTTGTTTGCCAAtggaatcggtgactcaggtgctgctactctggctaaagcagtggaaatcaattcaacgctgacagagTTGGATTTGTCTTACAATGGAATCGGTGattcaggtgctgctgcactggctaaagcagtggaaatcaattcaacccTGACAACCTTGGTTTTGTTGAAGACtggaatcggtgactcaggtgctgctgcactggctaaagcagtggaaatcagtTCAACGCTGACTAAGTTGGATTTGTCTTACAATGAAATTGGTGATCCAGGTGCTGCTGCagtggctaaagcagtggaaatcagttcaacgctgacagagttggatttgtcttacaatggaatcggtgactcaggtgctgctgcactggctaaagcagtggaaatcaattcaacactgacaCAGTTGAATTTGTTTGGCAATgaaatcggtgactcaggtgctgctgctctggctaaagcagtgaaagtcaattcaacgctgacagagTTGGATTTGTCTTACAATGGAATCGGTGattcaggtgctgctgcactggctaaagcagcgGAAATCAATTCAACCCTGACAACCTTGGTTTTGTTGAAGACtggaatcggtgactcaggtgctgctgcactggctaaagcagtggaaatcagtTCAACGCTGACTAAGTTGGATTTGTCTTACAATGAAATTGGTGATTCAGGTGCTGCTGCagtggctaaagcagtggaaatcagtTCATTGCTGACAGAGTTGGATTTGTCTTACAAtggaatcggtgactcaggtgctgctgcattggctaaagcagtggaaatcaattcaacactgacaCAGTTGAATTTGTTTGCCAAtggaatcggtgactcaggtgctgctgctctggctaaagcagtggaaatcaattcaacgctgacagagTTGGATTTGTCTTACAATGGAATCGGTGAtacaggtgctgctgcactggctaaagcagtggaaatcaattcaacccTGACAACCTTGGTTTTGTTGAAGACtggaatcggtgactcaggtgctgctgcactggctaaagcagtggaaatcagtTCAAC